The sequence CGCAGCTCGGAAAGCTGGGAATTGCGGATTTGATATCAGGCGACTTCGAGGCGCCTGATGTGTGAAACGTCTACCTCTCTAGCTGCATGCCATGCATCGTAGGCCGCTTGCATGCGCAGCCAAGACTCGGCGCTGCCGCCGAATAGGGCCGCAACCCTGACCGCAACCGAAGCAGAAAGCGGCTTGTTTCCGGCAAGAATGTCATGCAGATGCTGACGAGAAATACCGAGCCGGTCTGCGACCTGCGTCTTAGACACCCGTACGTCGGCGAGGATATCATCGATCGCCGCGCCAGGATGAGAAGGCGCGCGGTTCCTGTCTCGGATCGCCTTATACTC is a genomic window of Bradyrhizobium sp. CB1717 containing:
- a CDS encoding HigA family addiction module antitoxin, encoding MTEYKAIRDRNRAPSHPGAAIDDILADVRVSKTQVADRLGISRQHLHDILAGNKPLSASVAVRVAALFGGSAESWLRMQAAYDAWHAAREVDVSHIRRLEVA